From one Candidatus Nanopelagicales bacterium genomic stretch:
- a CDS encoding SDR family oxidoreductase: MKQLGKGQLGQRTVIVTGAASGIGAALATRLFLNGHNVVACDINEAGIDIPQPASQPAGRMIRRRLDVRSRTDWDKAIAQTVGEFGGIDVCCNIAGYLKVTTIEEMTDTDIDNHIDINVKGVMLGTQAAAVAMIRQGGGHIINMSSLAGLAPPPGLALYSGSKFAVRGFSLATAIELRKRGIALTVIYPDAVQTPMLDVQLDHPGAALTFSGSKALTTDDVVTAIVDHVMVNQPLELGLPRSREALARLAGVAPRLSVVLDPLLTRIGLRNQAKARAAARLRGR; this comes from the coding sequence TGCCAGCGGAATCGGCGCCGCCTTGGCGACGAGACTCTTCCTCAATGGTCACAACGTCGTCGCCTGCGACATCAACGAGGCTGGTATTGACATCCCGCAACCGGCCAGCCAGCCCGCCGGCAGAATGATTCGCAGGCGCTTGGACGTGCGCAGTCGCACGGACTGGGACAAGGCCATCGCGCAGACCGTTGGGGAGTTCGGCGGCATCGACGTGTGCTGCAACATCGCCGGCTATCTCAAGGTGACCACGATTGAAGAGATGACCGACACCGACATCGACAATCACATCGATATCAATGTCAAGGGCGTGATGTTGGGAACGCAAGCCGCCGCTGTCGCGATGATTCGTCAGGGCGGCGGCCACATCATCAATATGTCGTCGTTGGCTGGACTCGCCCCGCCTCCGGGACTGGCGCTCTACTCCGGATCCAAGTTCGCCGTTCGCGGCTTCTCGTTGGCTACCGCTATAGAACTGCGCAAACGCGGCATCGCCCTGACCGTTATCTATCCAGATGCTGTGCAGACTCCGATGCTGGATGTGCAGCTCGACCACCCGGGGGCAGCACTGACCTTCTCCGGCAGCAAGGCGCTCACCACCGATGATGTGGTAACCGCGATTGTCGATCACGTGATGGTGAACCAACCCTTGGAGCTCGGACTACCGCGCAGTCGCGAGGCCCTGGCGCGGCTGGCAGGAGTCGCGCCGCGATTATCTGTCGTCCTTGACCCACTGCTCACCCGCATCGGTCTGCGGAACCAAGCCAAAGCGCGGGCCGCCGCCCGACTACGAGGCCGCTGA